One Coffea arabica cultivar ET-39 chromosome 5c, Coffea Arabica ET-39 HiFi, whole genome shotgun sequence DNA window includes the following coding sequences:
- the LOC140007894 gene encoding uncharacterized WD repeat-containing protein C2A9.03-like produces MSHHQGDDADYMADEYEMEDVDDDMDDEFRGRDIGGSDSDVDEYDYMNNRMQDTSAAQARRGKDIQGIPWERLSITREKYRQTRLEQYKNYENIPQSGEGSEKECKSTDKGSTFYEFRRNSRSVKSTILHFQLRNLVWATSKHDVYFMSHFSVIHWSTLTCNKSEVLNVSGHVAPCEKHPGSLLEGFTQTQVSTLAVKDNLLVAGGFQGELICKFLDRPGVSFCSRTTYDDNAITNAVDIYTTPSGAVHFTASNNDCGVRDFDMEKFQLSKHFRFDWPVNHTSLSPDGKLLIIVGDHPEGILVDSRSGKAVANLCGHLDYSFASSWHPDGITFATGNQDKTCRIWDMRYLSKCVSALKGNLGAIRSIRYSSDGRFMAMAEPADFVHVFDVKSGYEKEQEIDFFGEISGMSFSPDTESLFVGVWDRTYGSLLEFGRRRNYSYLDTII; encoded by the exons ATGTCCCACCACCAAGGAGATGATGCTGATTACATGGCTGATGAATATGAAATGGAAGACGTGGACGATGACATGGATGATGAGTTTCGTGGTAGAGATATCGGTGGCTCTGACTCTGATGTCGATGAATATGACTACATG AACAACAGAATGCAAGATACTTCTGCTGCTCAAGCTAGGAGGGGGAAAGACATCCAAGGCATTCCTTGGGAAAGGCTCAGCATAACCAGGGAGAAATACAGGCAGACTAGATTAGAACAGTACAAAAATTATGAAAACATCCCTCAATCTGGAGAAGGATCAGAAAAG GAGTGCAAAAGCACCGACAAAGGCTCTACCTTTTACGAGTTCAGACGGAATTCTAGATCCGTGAAATCGACGATTCTTCATTTCCAG TTGAGGAATTTGGTATGGGCTACATCAAAGCATGATGTCTACTTTATGTCACATTTCTCTGTCATTCATTGGTCTACCTTGACCTGCAACAAGTCTGAAGTTCTCAACGTTTCAGGACATGTGGCGCCATGTGAG AAACATCCCGGAAGCCTGCTGGAAGGGTTTACACAGACTCAAGTAAGTACACTAGCTGTGAAAGACAACCTGTTAGTTGCTGGAGGTTTTCAGGGAGAACTGATTTGCAAG TTCTTGGACAGGCCTGGAGTTAGCTTCTGTTCACGGACAACTTATGATGATAATGCCATCACTAATGCTGTTGACATATATACTACCCCGAG TGGTGCAGTCCATTTTACAGCTTCAAATAATGATTGTGGAGTTAGGGACTTCGATATGGAAAAGTTTCAGCTGTCTAAGCATTTTCGTTTTGATTGGCCGGTGAAT CACACATCCCTGAGCCCTGATGGTAAACTTCTTATAATTGTTGGAGACCATCCAGAAGGTATATTGGTGGATTCTAGAAGTGGAAAG GCAGTAGCAAATTTATGCGGGCATCTGGATTACTCATTTGCATCATCATGGCATCCTGATGGCATCACTTTTGCTACTGGGAACCAGGACAAAACTTGTCGTATTTGGGACATGCGTTATCTATCCAAATGTGTCAGTGCTTTGAAGGGCAATCTTGGAGCCATTCGGTCCATCCGCTATTCATCTGATGGTAGATTCATGGCAATGGCAGAGCCTGCTGATTTTGTCCATGTTTTTGATGTCAAAAGTGGGTATGAAAAGGAACAGGAAATTGACTTCTTTGGGGAGATATCTGGGATGTCTTTCAGTCCTGATACGGAGTCTCTTTTTGTTGGAGTCTGGGACCGGACATATGGTAGCCTTCTCGAGTTTGGGCGACGGCGGAATTATTCATACCTTGATACAATAATCTGA